One Mya arenaria isolate MELC-2E11 chromosome 5, ASM2691426v1 genomic window carries:
- the LOC128234355 gene encoding uncharacterized protein LOC128234355, whose translation MIINFINANPSSDSLSPSPSPHSHLPTLPHIISSSPSPHPILPSLPPFPITFTIPTSHSAFPAPIPYHLHHPHIPFCLPCPHSLSPSPSPHPILPSLPPFPITFTIHTSHSAFPAPIPYHLHHPHIPFCLPCPHSLSPSPSTHPILTTLPPFPITFTIPTSHSAYPAHIPYHLHHPHIPFCLPCPHSLSPSPSPHPILPSLPPFPITFTIPTSHSAFPAPIPYHLHHPHIPFCLPSPHSLSPSPSPHPILPSLPPFPITFTIPTSHSAFPAPIPYHLHHPHIQFCLPCPHSLSPSPSPHPILPSLPPFPITFIIPTSHSAFPAAIPYHLHHPHIPFCLPSTHSLSPSPSTHPILPSLPPFPITFTIHTSHSAFPPPIPYHLHHPHIPFCLPCRNSLSPSPSPHPILPSLPPFPITFTIPTSHSAFPAPIPYHLHHPHIPFCLPCPHSLSLSPYPHPIPPSFPHSQSPSV comes from the exons ATGATAATTAAT TTTATCAATGCCAACCCTTCCTCTGATTCCCTATCACCTTCACCATCCCCACATTCTCATCTGCCAACCCTCCCCCATATCATATCATCTTCACCATCCCCACATCCCATTCTGCCTTCCCTGCCCCCATTCCCTATCACCTTCACCATCCCCACATCCCATTCTGCCTTCCCTGCCCCCATTCCCTATCACCTTCACCATCCCCACATCCCATTCTGCCTTCCCTGCCCCCATTCCCTATCACCTTCACCATCCCCACATCCCATTCTGCCTTCCCTGCCCCCATTCCCTATCACCTTCACCATCCACACATCCCATTCTGCCTTCCCTGCCCCCATTCCCTATCACCTTCACCATCCCCACATCCCATTCTGCCTTCCCTGCCCCCATTCCCTATCACCTTCACCATCCACACATCCCATTCTGACTACCCTGCCCCCATTCCCTATCACCTTCACCATCCCCACATCCCATTCTGCCTACCCTGCCCACATTCCCTATCACCTTCACCATCCCCACATCCCATTCTGCCTTCCCTGCCCCCATTCCCTATCACCTTCACCATCCCCACATCCCATTCTGCCTTCCCTGCCCCCATTCCCTATCACCTTCACCATCCCCACTTCCCATTCTGCTTTCCCTGCCCCCATTCCCTATCACCTTCACCATCCCCACATCCCATTCTGCCTACCCTCCCCCCATTCCCTATCACCTTCACCATCCCCACATCCCATTCTGCCTTCCCTGCCCCCATTCCCTATCACCTTCACCATCCCCACATCCCATTCTGCCTTCCCTGCCCCCATTCCCTATCACCTTCACCATCCCCACATCCAATTCTGTCTACCCTGCCCCCATTCCCTATCACCTTCACCATCCCCACATCCCATTCTGCCTTCCCTGCCCCCATTCCCTATCACCTTCATCATCCCCACATCCCATTCTGCCTTCCCTGCCGCAATTCCCTATCACCTTCACCATCCACACATCCCATTCTGCCTTCCCTCCACACATTCCCTATCACCTTCACCATCCACACATCCCATTCTGCCTTCCCTCCCCCCATTCCCTATCACCTTCACCATCCACACATCCCATTCTGCCTTCCCTCCCCCCATTCCCTATCACCTTCATCATCCCCACATCCCATTCTGCCTTCCCTGCCGCAATTCCCTATCACCTTCACCATCCCCACATCCCATTCTGCCTTCCCTGCCCCCATTCCCTATCACCTTCACCATCCCCACATCCCATTCTGCCTTCCCTGCCCCCATTCCCTATCACCTTCACCATCCCCACATCCCATTCTGCCTTCCCTGCCCCCATTCCCTATCACTTTCACCATACCCACATCCCATTCCGCCATCCTTCCCCCATTCCCAATCACCTTCAGTATAA